From the Cherax quadricarinatus isolate ZL_2023a chromosome 34, ASM3850222v1, whole genome shotgun sequence genome, one window contains:
- the pit gene encoding uncharacterized protein pit, translating to MAPTIQKKIFMRKLKNSQKNKLKLLKVKEKEKVSVVSEEKLPEDETERLIHCHPVLGKRPAGDEPVPKKKKRKKLKIVEETLDAGADNEVQPEAQPKEIKAALTEKTKMNESLEEKEMDKSKTENNDEEDEGETGYESEEGKNGTSTLGFDTATSRSFDSLRSVISDETMKAIDQMGFTEMTEIQAKAIPNLLEGRDLRGTAKTGAGKTLAFIIPVVELIYKLKFKPRNGTGAIIVSPTRELSMQTFGVLREVMQEHTQTYGLIMGGADRKSEALKLAKGVNILVATPGRLIDHLQHTPHFMYKNLVSLVIDEADRIFDVGFEEEMKQILRILPKKRQTMLFSATKDSRTDELSRLALKTEPMEVDVDCNKITATVEGLEQAYLICPADKRFLVLYTFIKKNKKKKVMVFLSSCMAVKFYHELLNYIDLPVMCIHGRQKQVKRTNTFYQFCNAESGILLCTDVAARGWDIPAVDWIVQYDPPDDPKEYIHRVGRTARAGGKGHALLFLQEEEIGFVRYLKAHKVHVDAMDISWNKVANIQLQLEKLMSQNYFLHASAKEAFKGYVRAYHSHQQKDIFNVHSLDLKKVAKCFGFQVPPFVDLGVSPGRRPVKRGGGGGYGGINKKQVTKTKIFRQFKSKN from the exons aTGGCGCCAACTATTCAGAAGAAAATATTCATGAGGAAGCTCAAGAACAGTCAGAAGAATAAACTGAAATTGTTGAAAgttaaagaaaaagagaaagtcTCTGTTGTTTCTG AGGAAAAGTTACCTGAGGATGAAACTGAAAGGTTGATCCACTGTCATCCAGTCCTCGGTAAACGACCTGCTGGAGATGAACCTGTACCCAAAAAGA AAAAGAGGAAGAAATTAAAGATTGTAGAGGAAACACTGGATGCTGGAGCTGATAATGAAGTCCAGCCTGAAGCACAACCCAAAGAAATTAAGGCGGCTCTCACagaaaaaacaaagatgaatgaaTCTCTTGAAGAGAAGGAAATGGATAAAAGCAAAACAGAAAACAATgatgaggaggatgaaggagaGACTGGCTATGAAAGTGAAGAGGGCAAAAATG GTACTAGCACACTTGGGTTTGATACAGCAACAAGCAGATCATTTGATAGTCTTCGCAGTGTTATCTCTGATGAAACCATGAAAGCCATCGATCAAATGGGGTTCACAGAAATGACAGAGATTCAAGCCAAAGCTATTCCAAATTTGTTGGAAGGACGAGATTTACGTGGAACAGCCAAAACTGGTGCCGGCAAAACCCtggcttttattattcctgttgTAGAATTAATATACAAGTTGAAGTTTAAGCCAAGAAATG GTACTGGTGCCATCATTGTGTCTCCAACACGTGAACTGTCCATGCAGACCTTCGGTGTATTGCGAGAAGTGATGCAGGAACACACGCAGACCTACGGGCTCATTATGGGAGGTGCTGATCGCAAAAGTGAAGCACTGAAACTAGCCAAAG GAGTAAATATATTAGTGGCTACTCCAGGAAGGCTTATAGATCACTTGCAACACACACCACATTTTATGTATAAGAACTTGGTATCTTTGGTTATTGATGAAGCTGATAGAATCTTTGACGTGGGATTTGAGGAGGAAATGAAGCAGATTTTGCGAATATTGCcta AAAAAAGGCAGACAATGCTTTTTAGTGCTACAAAAGACAGTCGAACTGATGAGCTGTCTAGACTTGCTCTGAAAACTGAGCCTATGGAAGTGGATGTTGATTGTAACAAAATCACTGCCACAGTAGAGGGTCTGGAGCAAG CTTATTTGATTTGTCCAGCAGACAAAAGATTCCTGGTGTTGTACACATTTAttaagaaaaacaagaaaaagaaaGTTATGGTGTTCCTAAGTTCATGCATGGCTGTCAAGTTTTACCATGAACTCCTAAACTACATTGATCTCCCGGTGATGTGCATACAC GGCAGACAGAAGCAGGTGAAGCGGACCAACACATTTTATCAGTTTTGCAATGCGGAATCAGGCATCCTGCTGTGCACAGATGTGGCAGCTCGAGGTTGGGATATTCCTGCTGTGGACTGGATTGTACAGTATGATCCTCCCGATGATCCCAA GGAATATATTCATCGTGTGGGAAGAACAGCTCGTGCTGGTGGTAAAGGTCACGCTTTACTGTTCCTTCAGGAGGAAGAGATTGGGTTTGTGCGCTACCTCAAGGCTCACAAAGTTCATGTTGATGCAATGGACATTTCATGGAATAAAGTGGCCAACATCCAGCTTCAG TTGGAAAAGTTGATGTCGCAGAACTACTTCCTTCACGCCAGTGCGAAAGAGGCATTCAAAGGCTACGTGCGGGCATACCACTCCCACCAGCAAAAGGATATTTTTAATGTTCACTCACTCGACTTGAAAAAG GTTGCAAAATGCTTTGGTTTCCAGGTCCCTCCATTTGTTGATTTGGGCGTTTCACCTGGAAGACGACCAGTCAAacgcggtggtggaggtggttatgGAGGAATAAACAAGAAGCAAGTGACAAAGACCAAAATCTTTAGGCAGTTTAAAAGCAAGAATTAA